One window of Mesorhizobium sp. PAMC28654 genomic DNA carries:
- a CDS encoding serine hydrolase domain-containing protein: MSDLAQIFDRAFQPLATAVASARIPGGVLGVVDRNGHRITRAIGSAQLIPSMRPMHAETWFDLASLTKVIFTTPRILALAEDGVIDLDAPLISVLPDLRQYDEKAWERKVTFRQCLGHQTPFPAVEPIYTYGRDPELLRAFILQREWLKRDPVYSDINFILLGFALERLCGKTIRDMDPGPGFAWSAEPEAAAATEDCTWRHRVLSGEVHDDNCSALQGAGHAGLFGSAASILDFARGLLDGSDASQRSIALMRTPLSATRTHGWERPYAGWSGGASCGPGTIGHTGFTGTGLWIDFDKGKAWTLLTNRIHPTRHFDSGIASLRQAVGDLINRD; the protein is encoded by the coding sequence GTGAGCGACCTTGCCCAGATTTTCGATCGCGCGTTCCAACCGCTCGCAACGGCGGTTGCCTCGGCGCGCATTCCCGGCGGCGTTCTCGGCGTTGTCGACAGAAATGGCCACCGCATCACAAGGGCGATCGGCTCGGCGCAACTCATTCCGAGCATGCGGCCCATGCATGCCGAGACCTGGTTCGACCTGGCGTCATTGACCAAGGTCATCTTCACGACACCGCGCATCCTGGCACTGGCGGAAGACGGCGTCATCGACCTCGACGCACCGCTGATCTCGGTTCTGCCGGACCTGCGCCAGTATGATGAAAAAGCCTGGGAGCGGAAGGTGACGTTTCGCCAGTGCCTCGGGCACCAGACGCCCTTTCCCGCCGTCGAGCCTATCTACACCTACGGGCGGGACCCGGAGCTGCTGCGCGCCTTCATCCTGCAGCGCGAATGGCTGAAACGGGACCCCGTCTATTCCGACATCAACTTCATCCTGCTCGGCTTTGCGCTTGAGCGCCTTTGCGGCAAGACCATCCGTGACATGGACCCCGGCCCAGGCTTTGCCTGGTCCGCGGAGCCTGAAGCAGCGGCCGCGACCGAGGATTGTACCTGGCGCCATCGCGTGCTTTCAGGCGAAGTCCACGACGACAATTGCTCAGCCCTGCAAGGCGCTGGTCATGCCGGGCTGTTCGGCTCGGCGGCATCGATCCTCGATTTCGCCAGGGGATTGCTCGATGGAAGCGACGCGTCGCAACGTTCGATCGCGCTGATGCGCACGCCCCTGTCCGCCACCCGTACCCATGGCTGGGAGCGCCCTTATGCGGGCTGGTCCGGCGGCGCATCGTGCGGCCCCGGTACCATCGGCCATACCGGCTTCACCGGCACCGGGCTGTGGATCGACTTCGACAAGGGCAAGGCGTGGACCTTGCTTACCAACCGCATCCATCCGACACGTCATTTCGACAGCGGGATTGCCTCGCTTCGGCAGGCGGTCGGCGATCTCATCAATAGAGACTGA
- a CDS encoding ABC transporter ATP-binding protein → MSPLLSVCDLRVGFGRKPQANEVVRGISFDLADGETLAIVGESGSGKSVTALSINRLVDFGGGRITGGAMKLKRADGGIFDLLTATEQQLTRIRGAEIGMIFQEPMTSLNPVLSIGRQIEESFRLHRGLTGRQATAAAKDALDRVRIPDAARRLKYTPNQLSGGMLQRVMIAIALACNPRLLIADEPTTALDVTVQAQIMALLAELKRETGMSMIFITHDIGLVAGIADKVMVMQNGEAVEQGELNQILDHPQHPYTQHLLHAVPHFANGRATRSDGQRDKDGSTEPALKVDGLVVRFPLKSGFFSHATGAVHAVDGVDFDLMQGETLAVVGESGSGKSTTARAVLGLVRSTRGTFSTGTRTASAEQSALPVQMVFQNPYASLNPRLTIESILAEPVIATGGRVNAGTRTKMAALLERVGLPRNSLERYPHEFSGGQRQRLCIARALMLNPSVVVLDEAVSALDVSVQAKVLELLVDLQREFGLAYLFISHDMAVVERIAHRIAVIYAGQIVEIGDATSVLSEPRHSYTRKLIAAVPTIERRHEHFELDTRQVPSLVRPPGFEPAQARWEQFGPDHMARAEA, encoded by the coding sequence ATGAGCCCGCTTCTTTCCGTATGCGACCTGCGCGTCGGTTTCGGCCGCAAGCCGCAAGCCAATGAAGTGGTGCGTGGCATCAGCTTCGACCTCGCCGACGGCGAGACGCTGGCCATCGTCGGTGAAAGCGGCTCGGGCAAATCCGTCACCGCGCTGTCGATCAATCGCCTCGTCGATTTTGGCGGCGGCCGCATCACCGGCGGCGCCATGAAATTGAAGCGGGCCGACGGCGGCATCTTCGACCTGCTGACCGCGACCGAACAGCAACTGACAAGGATCCGCGGCGCTGAGATCGGCATGATCTTCCAGGAGCCGATGACCTCGCTCAATCCGGTCCTGAGCATCGGCAGGCAGATCGAGGAATCGTTTCGCCTGCATCGCGGTCTGACCGGGCGGCAGGCAACAGCGGCGGCCAAGGATGCGCTTGACCGCGTGCGCATCCCCGATGCGGCGCGGCGGCTGAAATACACGCCCAACCAGCTGTCAGGCGGCATGCTGCAGCGGGTGATGATCGCCATCGCGCTGGCCTGCAACCCGCGCCTGCTGATCGCCGACGAGCCGACAACCGCGCTCGACGTAACCGTGCAGGCGCAGATCATGGCGCTGCTTGCCGAGTTGAAGCGGGAAACCGGCATGTCGATGATCTTCATCACCCACGACATCGGCCTGGTTGCCGGCATCGCCGACAAGGTTATGGTGATGCAGAATGGCGAGGCCGTCGAACAGGGCGAGCTGAACCAGATCCTCGACCATCCCCAGCATCCCTACACGCAGCATCTGCTGCACGCCGTGCCGCATTTCGCCAACGGTCGCGCTACGCGCTCCGACGGACAACGTGACAAGGACGGAAGCACGGAACCGGCATTGAAGGTCGATGGTCTCGTGGTCCGCTTTCCCCTCAAGAGCGGCTTCTTCAGCCATGCCACAGGCGCGGTGCATGCCGTGGATGGCGTCGATTTCGACCTCATGCAAGGCGAGACACTGGCCGTAGTCGGGGAGAGCGGTTCGGGTAAATCGACCACCGCGCGCGCGGTCCTGGGCCTGGTGCGGTCGACGCGCGGCACCTTCTCCACGGGGACGCGAACAGCTTCAGCCGAGCAGAGTGCCTTGCCTGTGCAGATGGTGTTCCAGAACCCCTACGCCTCGCTCAATCCGAGGCTGACCATCGAGAGCATTCTGGCGGAACCGGTGATCGCCACCGGTGGCCGCGTGAATGCCGGGACGCGGACGAAAATGGCCGCGCTGCTGGAACGCGTTGGCCTGCCCAGGAACAGTCTTGAACGCTACCCGCACGAGTTCTCCGGCGGCCAGCGGCAGAGGCTATGCATCGCACGCGCGCTGATGCTCAACCCGTCCGTCGTCGTGCTGGACGAAGCAGTGTCGGCGCTCGATGTGTCGGTGCAGGCCAAGGTGCTGGAGCTGCTGGTCGACCTGCAGCGTGAGTTCGGTCTCGCCTATCTGTTCATCTCGCATGACATGGCGGTTGTCGAGCGGATCGCCCACCGGATCGCTGTCATCTATGCCGGGCAGATCGTCGAGATTGGCGATGCCACGTCGGTCCTGTCGGAGCCCAGACATTCCTATACCAGGAAGCTCATTGCAGCCGTTCCCACCATCGAGCGACGGCACGAACATTTCGAACTGGACACACGGCAGGTACCGTCGCTTGTTCGGCCGCCGGGGTTTGAACCGGCGCAGGCCAGATGGGAACAGTTCGGGCCCGATCACATGGCGAGGGCGGAAGCGTGA
- a CDS encoding GFA family protein, whose translation MLKTHAGSCHCGKVRFEADIDISQGTVKCNCSTCTKTRSWIGFVAPRHFRLVSGAQSQTEYQWTPPGREGPSIQYHFCATCGTRMPARGDIPALGGIVYAIPMAALDDIDPDELAAAPVLYVDGRHDRFDRTPDDIRLM comes from the coding sequence ATGCTGAAAACCCACGCAGGAAGCTGCCACTGCGGCAAAGTTCGGTTCGAGGCGGATATCGACATCAGCCAGGGCACCGTCAAATGCAATTGTTCGACGTGCACCAAGACGCGCTCATGGATAGGGTTCGTCGCGCCACGGCACTTCCGTCTCGTATCGGGAGCGCAATCGCAGACTGAATATCAATGGACGCCGCCTGGCAGAGAAGGTCCCAGCATCCAGTATCATTTCTGCGCCACCTGCGGGACCCGCATGCCGGCACGAGGCGATATCCCGGCCCTTGGTGGCATCGTCTATGCCATTCCGATGGCGGCGCTTGACGATATCGACCCGGACGAGTTGGCGGCCGCCCCGGTGTTGTATGTTGACGGCAGGCACGATCGGTTCGATCGGACTCCCGACGACATCAGGCTGATGTAA
- a CDS encoding MFS transporter, with the protein MSNTDQSATLASAAVPPIPALAYLLTGCIAVIGSNSLVLGPIAPAVASSFQTSVPLVMIASAAFGLGTSASALFLARYIDRVGARRMLQGALLLLALALVASAAAPTVMALVASQLVAGVAAGIAMPAIYASAAAIAPPGRESGTIGVVLTGWTLSMVAGVSLSAVLADLVHWRAVFAAVAILAVLALCGLAMTSLSDVRKSGPAPTPLDALRVPGIVPLLVACGAFMTAFYGVYAYLGDHLHTGLGRPVSANGLAALAYGIGFGTAALLDGVIDRLGARRVMPFAYLLVAVVYLAIAAASDSFGWTMAVVAAWGLANHFGLNVLVTCLTALDPARRGTVMGLNSAVTYLAVFVGTTGFGPIYASFGFAASAMVAALLMLIAAAAAAWPSVRPMRA; encoded by the coding sequence ATGTCGAACACTGATCAATCAGCAACATTGGCGTCGGCCGCCGTCCCGCCCATTCCGGCACTCGCCTATCTGCTCACGGGATGCATCGCCGTGATCGGCTCCAATTCGCTGGTGCTCGGTCCGATAGCGCCGGCTGTGGCCTCATCTTTTCAGACCAGCGTGCCGCTGGTGATGATCGCTTCCGCCGCCTTCGGTCTCGGTACATCCGCCAGCGCCCTGTTTCTTGCCCGCTATATCGATCGGGTCGGCGCCCGCCGGATGCTTCAGGGCGCATTGCTGCTTCTGGCGCTGGCGCTTGTCGCCAGTGCGGCAGCGCCGACGGTGATGGCGCTGGTCGCGTCACAGCTTGTCGCCGGAGTAGCTGCTGGCATCGCCATGCCGGCAATCTACGCCAGCGCTGCCGCGATCGCGCCGCCTGGCCGGGAAAGCGGGACGATCGGCGTCGTGCTGACTGGATGGACGTTGAGCATGGTGGCCGGCGTTTCGCTGTCGGCCGTACTTGCCGATCTGGTGCATTGGCGCGCGGTGTTCGCGGCGGTTGCCATTCTCGCGGTTCTGGCGCTGTGCGGGCTGGCCATGACATCGCTCAGCGATGTCAGGAAAAGCGGTCCGGCGCCGACGCCGCTCGATGCGTTGCGCGTCCCGGGAATTGTGCCGCTTCTGGTCGCCTGTGGCGCATTCATGACCGCGTTCTATGGCGTCTACGCCTATCTGGGCGATCATCTTCACACCGGGCTGGGACGGCCGGTCAGCGCCAACGGGCTCGCGGCACTTGCCTATGGTATCGGCTTTGGAACGGCGGCACTTCTCGATGGCGTCATCGATCGCCTTGGCGCGCGCCGCGTCATGCCGTTCGCCTATCTGCTCGTCGCGGTCGTCTATCTCGCGATTGCCGCTGCAAGCGACAGTTTCGGCTGGACCATGGCTGTTGTCGCCGCCTGGGGCCTTGCCAATCATTTTGGGCTGAATGTGCTGGTGACGTGCCTGACAGCCCTCGATCCCGCACGGCGCGGCACCGTCATGGGCCTGAACAGCGCGGTGACCTACCTCGCCGTGTTTGTCGGCACCACCGGCTTCGGACCAATCTACGCCAGCTTTGGTTTCGCCGCATCGGCAATGGTCGCCGCGCTGCTCATGCTGATCGCCGCCGCCGCCGCGGCGTGGCCTTCCGTTCGGCCCATGCGGGCTTAG
- a CDS encoding ABC transporter permease gives MRIFRAIFAHPSGRIGGVIVGLYLIIAALGMLGLTPHNPLTQYRVDRLHAPNGAYWMGTDLFGRDVASRLMAGVGQSFTVAFFSVAFASLAGTALGLAAAWFGRSWDGVVMRVMDVLLAFPAILLALLIVAVAGPGTWTSVVAIAIVYTPIFTRVVRGPALSLKTREFVDAARTFGSSSTYIVTRHLLLNLVAPLTVQVTLALAWALLTEAGLSFLGLGIQPPAASLGLMLSDSRNLMETAPWLMIFPGLAIMISILGFNLLGDALRDILDPKMRRAAA, from the coding sequence ATGCGAATTTTTCGGGCCATCTTCGCGCATCCCAGCGGCCGCATCGGCGGCGTCATCGTCGGGCTCTACCTCATCATCGCCGCGCTCGGCATGCTCGGGCTGACGCCGCACAACCCGCTGACGCAGTACCGTGTGGACCGGCTGCATGCCCCCAACGGCGCCTACTGGATGGGCACGGACCTGTTCGGCCGCGATGTGGCAAGCCGGCTGATGGCGGGCGTTGGCCAGTCCTTCACCGTCGCCTTCTTCTCGGTGGCCTTTGCATCGCTCGCCGGCACTGCATTGGGGCTGGCAGCGGCCTGGTTCGGGCGCAGTTGGGACGGCGTGGTGATGCGCGTCATGGACGTGCTGCTGGCCTTCCCGGCCATCCTTCTGGCACTGCTGATCGTCGCCGTCGCCGGACCGGGCACATGGACCAGCGTCGTTGCCATTGCCATCGTCTACACGCCGATCTTCACGCGCGTCGTGCGTGGTCCCGCCCTGTCGCTCAAGACGCGTGAATTTGTGGACGCCGCGCGCACTTTTGGTAGCAGCTCGACCTACATCGTCACCCGCCATCTGCTGCTCAATCTGGTGGCGCCGCTGACCGTCCAGGTCACGCTTGCACTCGCCTGGGCGCTGTTGACCGAAGCGGGACTGAGCTTTCTCGGCCTCGGCATCCAGCCGCCGGCCGCATCGCTCGGCCTGATGTTGAGCGACAGCCGCAACCTGATGGAGACGGCGCCCTGGCTGATGATCTTCCCGGGTCTGGCGATCATGATCAGCATCCTCGGTTTCAACCTGCTTGGGGATGCCTTGCGCGACATCCTCGACCCGAAGATGCGGAGGGCGGCGGCATGA
- a CDS encoding GNAT family N-acetyltransferase, whose amino-acid sequence MNTTLETTGDPRPEELAFLGERLTAFNDSDVGASERKPLAVFVRDEDGAVVAGISGYTAWGWLYVQWLWVDEKLRGQHMAGRMLDAAEQEAVARGCQGAWIDTFNPKAAKVYERQGYQPFGTLGDFPVGRSRIFLRKKLIAI is encoded by the coding sequence ATGAATACGACCCTCGAAACGACTGGCGATCCACGGCCGGAAGAACTGGCTTTTCTTGGCGAACGCCTGACGGCATTCAACGACAGCGATGTCGGCGCCTCCGAAAGGAAGCCGCTGGCCGTGTTCGTTCGAGACGAGGATGGCGCGGTGGTTGCCGGTATTTCGGGATACACTGCCTGGGGCTGGCTCTACGTGCAATGGCTATGGGTCGATGAGAAGCTGCGCGGCCAGCATATGGCCGGCAGGATGCTCGACGCGGCCGAGCAGGAGGCCGTGGCGCGCGGCTGTCAAGGCGCATGGATCGATACGTTCAATCCCAAAGCTGCCAAGGTCTATGAGCGCCAGGGCTATCAGCCCTTCGGAACGCTTGGTGATTTCCCCGTCGGCCGCAGCCGCATCTTCCTGCGGAAGAAGCTGATCGCGATCTAG
- a CDS encoding anhydro-N-acetylmuramic acid kinase encodes MEPIWAVGLMTGTVLDGNIDVALIKTDGERIADFGTYTLAPYPASIRTLLEETLRQARTWNFVGPEPTIFREAEEALTRAQSTAVKDLVESYGLTMADIGVVGFHGQTVLHRAPQVGRLGQTRQLGDGALMHSILGTKVAYDFRSADMRAGGQGAPLSAAYHAALLREADASGDTAVLNLGGVANITWWDGKDNVVAFDTGPANAPLNDFIKSKGLGEMDRDGALARAGTVDEARLAKLLQHPYLTKPYPKSLDRFDFGAAMADGMNAEDGAALLAAFTASAVGKALNLLPHRPKKLVVSGGGRHNPVMMEMIASRAGVEAVQAETLGWKGDAVEAECFAFLAVRVLRGLPISFPSTTGVPQPMRGGRLAG; translated from the coding sequence ATGGAACCAATCTGGGCCGTTGGCCTGATGACCGGAACCGTCCTCGACGGCAATATCGACGTCGCCCTGATCAAGACCGACGGCGAGCGCATCGCGGATTTCGGCACCTACACACTGGCGCCCTACCCCGCATCGATCCGGACCCTGCTGGAGGAGACGCTGAGGCAGGCGCGAACCTGGAATTTCGTCGGTCCAGAGCCGACGATCTTCCGCGAAGCCGAAGAAGCTCTGACACGCGCGCAATCCACAGCGGTCAAGGATCTGGTTGAAAGTTACGGCCTGACAATGGCTGATATCGGCGTCGTCGGCTTCCATGGCCAGACCGTGCTGCATCGCGCCCCTCAGGTCGGCCGGCTCGGCCAGACCCGCCAGCTCGGTGACGGCGCGTTGATGCATTCCATATTGGGCACAAAGGTCGCCTATGATTTCCGTTCGGCCGACATGCGCGCCGGCGGCCAGGGCGCGCCGCTGTCCGCCGCCTACCATGCCGCGTTGTTGCGCGAAGCCGACGCCAGCGGCGATACCGCCGTGCTCAATCTCGGCGGCGTCGCCAACATCACCTGGTGGGACGGCAAGGACAATGTCGTGGCGTTCGACACAGGACCTGCCAATGCGCCGCTCAACGATTTCATCAAGTCGAAAGGGCTTGGCGAGATGGACCGCGACGGTGCGCTGGCACGTGCGGGAACGGTTGACGAAGCCCGATTGGCCAAGCTGCTACAGCACCCCTATCTGACCAAGCCCTACCCCAAATCACTCGACCGTTTCGATTTTGGCGCCGCGATGGCCGACGGCATGAACGCCGAGGACGGCGCGGCACTGCTGGCGGCGTTCACGGCATCCGCCGTCGGCAAGGCGCTCAACCTGCTGCCGCACAGGCCGAAAAAGCTGGTGGTCAGCGGCGGTGGCCGCCACAATCCGGTGATGATGGAGATGATTGCCAGCCGCGCCGGCGTTGAAGCCGTACAGGCGGAAACGCTGGGCTGGAAGGGTGACGCGGTGGAAGCGGAATGCTTCGCCTTCCTCGCGGTTCGGGTGCTGAGGGGCCTGCCGATCAGTTTTCCGTCAACGACAGGCGTGCCGCAACCGATGCGAGGCGGGCGGCTGGCTGGCTAG
- a CDS encoding Lrp/AsnC family transcriptional regulator produces MDEETDGIPQNRPAARDLDAIDRKILGVLVDDATISYAELGDRVGLSPPAAHERVKRLRRSGAIRGTVALVDPKAVRKPLLAFVHVDTRGWGKTPELMAISEHPEVEEIHSVAGDSCMLLKVRTEDTRALEGLLARLYETPGVVSTRSYVVLSTYLERPVQPENTKEWPTPRHMTKPLY; encoded by the coding sequence ATGGATGAAGAAACAGATGGCATTCCGCAGAACAGGCCTGCAGCCCGCGATCTCGACGCGATAGACCGAAAGATATTAGGCGTCCTGGTCGACGACGCCACGATCAGCTACGCTGAACTCGGCGATCGCGTCGGCCTTTCGCCGCCGGCAGCCCATGAAAGGGTCAAGCGGCTTCGGCGCAGCGGCGCCATCCGTGGCACCGTCGCACTCGTCGATCCAAAGGCCGTGCGCAAACCACTGCTTGCCTTCGTGCATGTCGACACCAGGGGCTGGGGAAAGACCCCCGAACTGATGGCGATTTCCGAGCATCCGGAAGTCGAGGAGATCCATTCGGTGGCCGGCGATTCCTGCATGCTGCTGAAAGTCCGCACCGAGGACACCAGGGCACTCGAAGGCCTGCTGGCACGGCTCTACGAGACGCCTGGCGTCGTCTCGACCAGAAGCTATGTGGTTCTGTCGACCTATCTCGAGCGACCGGTGCAGCCCGAAAACACAAAGGAATGGCCGACGCCTCGGCACATGACGAAGCCGCTGTATTAG
- a CDS encoding IS630 family transposase — protein sequence MRTGIGIDVTASDRTRLEAIVLARSSPQKHVWRARIILLTADGLGTVAIMAATAKSKTCVWRWQERFMAEGVDGLVRDKTRPPGIAPLKPGVVDKVVALTLEPPDHEATHWTVRAMAKAVGIAASSVVKIWHDHGLAPHRWRTFKLSNDKAFAEKLHDVVGLYVSPPAHAIVLSVDEKSQIQALDRTQPGLPLKPGRGGTMTHDYKRNGTTTLFAALNVLDGSVIGRNMQRHRHQEFIRFLNAVEAELPADKAVHVILDNYATHKQPKVRAWLARHPRWTFHFVPTSCSWLNAVEGFFAKLTRRRLKHGVFHSVVDLQAAINRFISEHNQQPRPFAWKADPANIIAAVRRGHQTLESIH from the coding sequence ATGCGCACAGGTATCGGCATCGACGTTACGGCATCTGACAGGACGCGGCTTGAGGCGATCGTTTTGGCGCGAAGTTCGCCCCAGAAGCATGTCTGGCGCGCGCGGATCATCCTGCTGACTGCCGATGGTCTGGGCACCGTGGCGATCATGGCGGCGACGGCCAAATCCAAGACCTGTGTATGGCGCTGGCAGGAGCGTTTCATGGCCGAAGGTGTCGATGGCCTGGTGCGCGACAAGACCCGGCCGCCTGGCATTGCGCCTCTGAAGCCGGGGGTGGTCGACAAGGTCGTGGCGCTGACGCTGGAGCCGCCCGATCACGAAGCGACGCACTGGACGGTCCGTGCAATGGCGAAAGCGGTCGGCATCGCGGCGTCTTCGGTAGTGAAGATCTGGCACGACCACGGTCTTGCGCCACATCGCTGGCGCACCTTCAAGCTGTCCAATGACAAGGCCTTCGCCGAAAAGCTGCACGACGTGGTTGGGCTCTACGTCTCCCCACCCGCCCATGCCATCGTTCTTTCGGTCGACGAGAAAAGCCAGATCCAGGCGCTTGACCGCACCCAGCCGGGGCTGCCACTGAAGCCTGGCCGTGGCGGCACGATGACGCACGACTACAAGCGCAACGGCACCACCACGTTGTTTGCCGCGCTCAACGTGCTTGATGGCTCGGTCATCGGGCGCAACATGCAGCGCCACCGGCACCAGGAGTTCATCCGCTTCCTCAACGCAGTCGAGGCCGAACTCCCGGCCGACAAAGCCGTCCACGTCATTCTCGACAACTACGCCACCCACAAGCAGCCGAAAGTCAGGGCCTGGCTGGCCCGGCATCCGCGATGGACCTTCCACTTCGTGCCGACATCCTGCTCGTGGCTGAACGCCGTCGAGGGCTTCTTCGCCAAGCTCACCCGCCGGCGGCTCAAGCACGGCGTCTTCCACTCCGTCGTCGACCTCCAGGCCGCCATCAACCGCTTCATCAGCGAGCATAATCAGCAGCCCAGGCCCTTCGCATGGAAGGCCGATCCCGCAAACATCATCGCCGCCGTCAGGCGTGGGCACCAAACGTTGGAATCAATCCACTAG
- a CDS encoding ABC transporter permease: protein MNYLMRRLSTFPLVLLGVSIVVFVAIRMVPGDSITAMLGTEAGLLTPAQRDSLAIYFGIDQPWFIQYGRWLLGILHGNLGISVTYGRPVLDVILERFPLTLELALLSMIIALAVGVPAGIFAATHNEKPSDLVVRVVAMIGQSTPNFVLALLIIYALSAGFGVLPAMGQFAPLWQDPLRNLSQLILPAITLGFAFAASVTRISRSAMLDVLSDDYVRTARSKGASARSVIWRHALPNALIPVVTLSGIEFGYLLGGAVIVEQIYALPGLGRMVLDAILQRDYALVQGSVLFIAFNFMIVNLLVDLAYVALDPRIRLGER, encoded by the coding sequence GTGAATTATCTGATGCGACGGCTGTCGACCTTCCCTCTCGTCCTGCTTGGTGTCTCCATTGTCGTGTTCGTGGCGATCCGCATGGTGCCGGGCGACTCGATCACGGCAATGCTGGGCACCGAGGCCGGGCTGCTGACGCCGGCGCAGCGCGATTCCCTTGCCATTTATTTCGGCATCGACCAACCCTGGTTCATCCAGTACGGACGTTGGCTGCTCGGCATCTTGCACGGCAATCTCGGCATATCCGTCACCTATGGCCGGCCGGTGCTCGACGTCATCCTGGAACGCTTCCCGCTCACGCTAGAGCTTGCACTGTTGTCCATGATCATCGCGCTTGCGGTCGGTGTGCCCGCCGGGATCTTCGCCGCCACGCACAATGAGAAGCCTTCCGATCTGGTGGTGCGTGTCGTCGCCATGATCGGCCAGTCGACGCCGAACTTCGTGCTTGCCCTGCTGATCATCTACGCGCTGTCCGCCGGCTTCGGCGTGTTGCCGGCCATGGGGCAGTTCGCGCCGCTCTGGCAGGATCCGCTGCGTAATCTCAGCCAGCTGATCCTGCCTGCCATCACACTCGGATTTGCCTTCGCCGCCTCGGTCACCCGCATATCGCGCTCGGCCATGCTCGATGTGCTCAGCGACGACTATGTCAGGACCGCCCGCAGCAAGGGGGCCTCCGCGCGCAGCGTCATCTGGCGGCACGCGCTGCCCAATGCGCTGATCCCCGTGGTCACGCTGAGCGGCATCGAATTCGGCTACCTGCTGGGCGGCGCCGTCATCGTCGAGCAGATCTATGCGCTGCCCGGTCTCGGACGCATGGTGCTCGATGCGATCCTGCAGCGCGATTACGCGCTGGTTCAGGGAAGCGTTCTGTTCATCGCCTTCAACTTCATGATCGTCAATCTCCTGGTCGACCTCGCCTATGTCGCGCTCGATCCGCGCATTCGCCTGGGGGAGCGTTGA
- a CDS encoding sigma-70 family RNA polymerase sigma factor: MTMQPRYEPTGLFDVRYAAFLETVAHLRVRLHRYCARMTGSTLDAEDVMQEALFEAYRKIEKLDDPSALRPWLFRIAHNRCIDFLRSRRARERAEASFAEDEIILPVEPAGQGADRAIERLVIHLPPKERACVLLKDVFDYSLEEIADLVGSTVGGVKAALSRGRSKLAALPSEPLAGSAPERDPELSKLLSRYVELFNRRDWDGVRALTSADAQLRVSDCFRGRLSESPYFAEYEKRQATWKMVVGEIDGEALLLILHRNDDAWKPAYPVRIQAADGIINRIADYYACPWLLPEALIVGVDPDGTGIDAG, translated from the coding sequence ATGACGATGCAGCCACGATACGAACCCACCGGGCTTTTCGACGTCCGTTACGCCGCCTTCCTGGAGACGGTCGCGCATTTGCGTGTGCGACTGCATCGCTATTGTGCACGCATGACTGGTTCCACGCTCGACGCTGAAGATGTCATGCAGGAAGCGCTGTTCGAGGCTTACAGGAAGATCGAGAAGTTGGACGATCCGAGCGCCCTTCGCCCCTGGCTGTTTCGCATTGCGCACAATCGCTGCATCGATTTCCTGCGCAGCCGGCGGGCGCGCGAGCGGGCGGAAGCCAGTTTTGCCGAGGATGAGATCATCTTGCCGGTCGAGCCGGCTGGCCAGGGTGCCGACCGCGCGATCGAACGGCTGGTGATCCACCTGCCGCCGAAGGAGCGCGCCTGCGTTCTGCTCAAGGATGTCTTCGACTATTCGCTGGAAGAGATTGCCGACCTCGTTGGCTCGACGGTGGGCGGCGTCAAGGCGGCGTTGAGCCGTGGCCGCTCGAAGCTGGCCGCCTTGCCAAGCGAGCCGCTTGCGGGTTCGGCGCCCGAGCGCGACCCTGAACTTTCGAAATTGCTAAGCCGCTATGTCGAACTCTTCAATCGCCGCGACTGGGACGGCGTGCGGGCATTGACCAGCGCCGATGCACAGTTGCGGGTCTCGGATTGTTTCCGAGGCCGGCTGTCGGAATCGCCGTATTTTGCCGAATATGAAAAGCGCCAGGCGACCTGGAAGATGGTGGTTGGCGAGATCGATGGCGAGGCGCTTTTGCTGATTCTCCATCGAAACGATGACGCGTGGAAGCCGGCCTATCCGGTTCGAATCCAAGCAGCCGATGGGATCATCAATCGTATCGCCGATTATTATGCTTGTCCCTGGCTGTTGCCGGAGGCTCTCATTGTCGGCGTCGATCCCGATGGAACCGGGATCGACGCCGGGTAG